Proteins from a single region of Punica granatum isolate Tunisia-2019 chromosome 8, ASM765513v2, whole genome shotgun sequence:
- the LOC116187117 gene encoding probable glycosyltransferase At5g25310, whose translation MPAMTDLCSIHCFTLLFLLLASLASASAPPYLSPAIFAPSYQKMLDNFRIFVYSSDKTVNLKSPVESLFHASLMNSPFVTRDPDGADLFFVPLDSDLSTRSTSHVVRDLRTELPYWNRTLGADHFYISCSGIGYESDRNLVELKKNSVQISCFPAPEDKFIPHKDITLPPFITYGLVEPQAPVNNSAKYLGFAKHGALKIPEMVVELIKDPDFLIEQEPSNRVTYEERFRSSKFCLFDYEGDVSGIGEAMRVGCVPVVITVRPIQDLPLIDVLQWQEMAVFLGRDKGGVKELKRVLGSVSEDRYEKMRGSGISVGRHFMWNDPPQLMDSFHMVMYQLWLRRHTIRYARRDWV comes from the exons ATGCCAGCCATGACGGACCTGTGTTCCATCCATTGCTTcactctcctcttcctcctcctcgctTCCCTCGCCTCCGCTTCAGCTCCCCCGTACCTCTCCCCGGCGATATTCGCCCCGAGCTACCAGAAAATGCTGGACAACTTCAGGATTTTCGTCTATAGCTCCGACAAGACCGTCAATTTGAAGTCCCCCGTTGAATCGCTCTTTCACGCTTCGCTCATGAACAGCCCGTTTGTGACGCGAGACCCCGACGGAGCCGACCTGTTCTTCGTCCCTCTCGACTCCGACCTGTCCACGCGTTCCACATCTCACGTGGTTAGGGATCTAAGGACGGAGCTACCGTACTGGAATCGGACTCTCGGTGCCGACCACTTCTACATATCCTGCTCCG GTATTGGGTACGAGTCCGATCGTAATCTCGTGGAACTGAAGAAGAACTCGGTCCAGATATCGTGTTTCCCGGCACCTGAGGATAAGTTCATCCCTCACAAGGATATAACACTACCTCCTTTCATCACCTATGGCCTTGTAGAACCTCAGGCTCCGGTGAACAATTCAGCGAAGTACCTTGGGTTTGCGAAGCACGGGGCCCTGAAGATTCCCGAGATGGTCGTCGAGCTGATCAAAGACCCCGACTTCCTGATCGAACAGGAACCATCCAATCGAGTGACTTACGAAGAGAGGTTCAGGAGTAGCAAGTTTTGCTTGTTTGATTACGAGGGCGATGTCTCGGGGATTGGGGAGGCGATGCGAGTGGGCTGCGTTCCTGTGGTGATCACAGTCCGCCCGATTCAGGACCTGCCATTGATCGATGTGCTGCAATGGCAGGAGATGGCTGTGTTCCTTGGAAGGGACAAGGGAGGGGTTAAGGAGCTCAAGCGGGTTCTGGGCTCGGTGAGTGAGGATAGGTACGAGAAGATGCGGGGCTCGGGTATAAGCGTGGGCAGGCATTTCATGTGGAATGATCCGCCCCAACTGATGGATTCATTTCATATGGTGATGTACCAGCTGTGGCTGAGACGGCACACCATCAGATATGCCCGACGGGACTGGGTGTAA